In Corynebacterium ulcerans, one genomic interval encodes:
- the secA2 gene encoding accessory Sec system translocase SecA2, whose amino-acid sequence MAGFDWFWKAMGGKASRSQAKSRGVVERARSEIVALESLDDEQLREIAVRLVDSGKIKDQATFLAVLSLASSRTLGLTPFPVQLQAVLRLLDGDVIQMATGEGKTLVGAMAATGYALMGKSVHVITVNDYLAERDAQWMAPLVSFFGVTVSSITESKTAEERRQAYACDIVYGPVNEIGFDVLRDQLITHRKDAVQHGADVAIVDEADSVLVDEALVPLVLAGNEPGAAPGGRVTEIVRRLKEGEHYTLDDDRRNAFLTEDGAALVEQALGINSLYDDQHVGTTLVQVNLALHAKALLIRDVHYIVRDGKVALIDASKGRIAELQRWPDGVQAAVEAKEGLAVTEGGRILDTMTLQALMGRYPLVCGMTGTAVAATDQLRQFYDLRVSVIEPNVPSQRFDEADRVYATIEEKFNALVREIAAIHATGQPVLVGTQDVSESERLAKALRDLDIEVSVLNAKNDAEEARIIAEAGDVGRVTVSTQMAGRGTDIKLGGAQEADRAEVANTGGLAVIGTGRHRTSRLDDQLRGRAGRQGDPGLSLFFVSLEDDVVAVGGAGEEVKARPESDGRIDSKRINDFIAHCQRVTEGQLLEIHSQTWKYNKLLADQRVIIDERRNDLLDTNKAWEELAQANPERAESLVQEEISSDVLHQAARDIMLYHLDRCWSDHLAIMDDVRESIHLRAIARETPIDEYHRIAVREFKQLAQRAVDEAVKTFADVSIDADGAHLEEHGLARPSATWTYMVSDNPLSGNGNSVLRGIGSIFR is encoded by the coding sequence GTGGCGGGCTTTGACTGGTTTTGGAAAGCAATGGGTGGAAAAGCTAGCCGAAGCCAAGCTAAGAGCCGAGGGGTTGTTGAACGGGCGCGGTCGGAAATAGTTGCGCTTGAGTCTTTGGACGATGAACAGCTGCGAGAAATCGCCGTAAGACTCGTTGACTCGGGGAAAATAAAGGACCAAGCTACGTTCTTGGCTGTGCTGAGCTTGGCTTCTTCTCGGACCCTGGGCCTTACCCCTTTCCCTGTTCAACTGCAGGCTGTTCTCCGCCTGTTGGATGGCGACGTGATCCAGATGGCGACCGGTGAAGGAAAAACACTGGTCGGTGCGATGGCTGCTACCGGTTATGCGCTCATGGGCAAGTCAGTTCATGTAATCACTGTTAATGATTATCTTGCGGAGCGGGACGCCCAGTGGATGGCCCCGTTGGTTAGTTTTTTTGGTGTGACTGTGTCCTCGATTACGGAATCGAAGACCGCTGAGGAGCGTCGTCAAGCTTATGCCTGCGATATTGTCTACGGTCCTGTCAATGAGATCGGTTTTGACGTGCTACGGGACCAGCTCATTACACACCGTAAAGATGCGGTTCAGCATGGGGCGGACGTGGCTATTGTTGATGAGGCCGATTCCGTTTTGGTCGACGAGGCCCTCGTTCCGCTCGTTTTGGCCGGGAATGAGCCCGGAGCTGCGCCTGGGGGGAGGGTAACCGAGATCGTACGCCGTCTTAAGGAAGGCGAGCACTACACGCTTGACGACGATCGTCGCAACGCTTTCCTCACTGAAGACGGCGCGGCTCTTGTCGAACAAGCACTGGGAATTAATAGCCTTTACGACGATCAACATGTGGGCACGACGCTGGTACAAGTGAATCTTGCGCTGCACGCTAAAGCACTGCTGATCAGAGATGTTCACTACATCGTCCGGGATGGAAAAGTTGCTTTGATCGACGCTTCCAAGGGGCGCATAGCGGAATTGCAGCGTTGGCCAGACGGCGTTCAGGCGGCGGTAGAGGCAAAAGAAGGATTGGCAGTCACCGAAGGGGGGCGGATTCTTGACACAATGACTTTGCAGGCGCTGATGGGACGGTATCCGCTGGTTTGCGGCATGACAGGCACAGCGGTTGCTGCGACAGATCAGCTGCGGCAATTCTATGACCTCAGAGTGTCTGTGATAGAGCCGAATGTGCCGTCGCAGCGCTTTGACGAAGCTGATCGTGTGTACGCCACGATTGAAGAAAAATTTAATGCCCTTGTTCGAGAAATCGCTGCGATTCATGCGACGGGGCAGCCGGTGCTGGTAGGAACTCAAGACGTCTCAGAATCTGAGAGACTGGCAAAGGCGCTGCGAGACCTCGACATTGAGGTAAGCGTTCTCAACGCTAAAAACGATGCTGAAGAGGCCCGTATTATCGCAGAGGCTGGTGACGTTGGGCGGGTTACCGTTTCAACACAAATGGCTGGGCGAGGCACCGACATCAAACTCGGCGGGGCGCAAGAGGCAGACCGTGCCGAAGTTGCCAATACGGGTGGTTTGGCTGTGATCGGAACAGGCCGGCATAGAACCTCGCGCCTTGATGACCAACTGCGGGGGCGCGCGGGCAGACAAGGTGATCCGGGGCTTTCCCTATTTTTTGTTTCCCTGGAAGATGACGTGGTCGCAGTCGGCGGGGCTGGGGAAGAGGTGAAAGCTCGCCCTGAGTCCGATGGGCGGATTGATTCCAAACGCATCAACGATTTTATTGCGCATTGCCAGAGAGTGACTGAAGGTCAACTATTAGAGATTCACTCTCAGACGTGGAAATACAACAAGCTGCTTGCGGATCAACGCGTGATCATTGACGAGCGGCGAAACGACCTGCTGGACACAAATAAAGCATGGGAAGAGCTTGCCCAGGCAAACCCTGAGCGAGCTGAATCATTAGTGCAGGAAGAAATTAGTTCTGATGTTTTGCATCAAGCCGCCAGAGACATCATGCTGTATCACCTTGATCGATGCTGGAGCGATCATCTGGCAATAATGGATGACGTAAGGGAATCAATTCACCTGCGGGCAATTGCGAGAGAAACTCCCATCGACGAATATCACAGAATCGCTGTGCGGGAATTCAAACAATTAGCTCAAAGGGCTGTTGATGAGGCCGTGAAAACATTTGCAGACGTGTCTATTGATGCGGACGGTGCACATTTGGAAGAACATGGTCTGGCCCGTCCCTCGGCTACGTGGACCTATATGGTCAGCGATAATCCTTTATCCGGTAACGGAAATTCTGTGCTTCGGGGAATCGGTAGTATTTTCCGGTAG
- the odhI gene encoding oxoglutarate dehydrogenase inhibitor Odhl, with amino-acid sequence MSDNSAAPDVQVETTSVFRADLLKEMESGANATPATGSDVTPPSGSGMLVVKRGPNAGARFLLDRETITAGRHPESDIFLDDVTVSRRHAEFRLQDGSFEVVDVGSLNGTYVNREPRNSEVLSSGDEVQIGKFRLVFIEGSKS; translated from the coding sequence ATGAGTGACAACAGCGCTGCTCCTGACGTGCAAGTAGAGACCACGTCGGTTTTCCGTGCAGATCTGCTCAAGGAAATGGAGTCCGGTGCGAACGCGACGCCGGCCACCGGTAGCGATGTCACCCCGCCTTCCGGTTCGGGAATGCTTGTTGTTAAGCGCGGCCCTAATGCCGGCGCTCGCTTCCTCTTGGATCGCGAAACTATAACGGCAGGACGCCACCCGGAGAGTGACATCTTCCTTGATGATGTCACTGTGTCGCGTCGACACGCTGAATTCCGTTTGCAGGACGGCTCCTTTGAAGTTGTTGACGTGGGAAGCCTCAACGGGACTTACGTCAATCGCGAGCCTAGAAATTCGGAAGTTTTGTCTTCTGGAGATGAAGTCCAGATTGGCAAGTTCCGACTCGTCTTCATTGAGGGCTCCAAGAGTTAA
- a CDS encoding MerR family transcriptional regulator — protein sequence MSALPQSSGSQPVVPGQQRPRTGNKTMSIGVVLEKLTAEFPDVTVSKIRFLEAEGLIAPKRTASGYRRFTHDDVERLRYILVTQRDNYLPLKVIREQLEAMDSGAVTPIGRGGDAKPLISPENFRAPVATRLSDKDVVDRSGVELSLLQELSSAGIIRPDSSGFFTADDVQVVAIASQLKDFGFDVRHLKSLKNTASRQADFITRAATPTARSKSDGAKQRAEEMSQQMSALVVSLNATLVKTMVRNELGQ from the coding sequence ATGAGTGCACTTCCTCAGAGCTCTGGTTCCCAACCTGTCGTTCCAGGGCAACAGCGCCCCCGAACTGGTAACAAGACCATGTCTATTGGAGTGGTCCTGGAGAAACTGACAGCAGAGTTTCCCGATGTGACCGTTTCTAAGATCCGGTTTTTGGAAGCAGAAGGACTAATTGCGCCAAAACGGACGGCTTCGGGATACCGGCGCTTTACTCATGATGACGTAGAGCGTCTTCGGTATATCTTGGTTACCCAGCGGGATAACTATCTCCCCCTAAAAGTGATTCGCGAGCAGCTGGAAGCTATGGATTCTGGCGCCGTGACACCGATAGGCCGTGGCGGAGACGCAAAGCCACTTATTAGCCCAGAGAATTTCCGGGCTCCAGTGGCAACTCGGCTGAGCGATAAAGACGTTGTTGACCGTAGTGGTGTGGAACTATCTCTGTTGCAAGAATTGAGCTCGGCGGGAATTATCCGACCTGATAGCTCCGGCTTTTTTACCGCCGATGATGTGCAAGTAGTGGCGATAGCTTCTCAGCTCAAAGACTTTGGATTTGATGTGAGGCACCTCAAATCTTTGAAAAATACTGCGAGCCGTCAAGCAGACTTTATTACGCGTGCAGCTACTCCCACAGCTCGTTCTAAAAGCGATGGTGCAAAGCAGCGTGCAGAGGAGATGTCGCAGCAAATGAGCGCGCTTGTCGTTTCTCTCAATGCGACACTCGTAAAGACGATGGTTCGCAACGAGCTTGGTCAGTAG
- a CDS encoding bifunctional nuclease family protein has translation MSFCEMEYHSVHVLSPDNDPCIILRWSERNRILPIWIEETEAFAIAARDEDEQFGSRRPLTHDLLIHALSRIGSPVVELRIVSYHEGVFLCSLVLSDGEEIDCRPSDGITVARMLGVPVMAEESMLNQVSVFLNESDLEAYLGITVESDEEDPSLSASGNPEADADFLQLMADLGMAEDELFGESPPNTLEGYTDDFPDSDKGR, from the coding sequence ATGTCTTTTTGCGAGATGGAGTATCACTCCGTTCATGTTTTATCGCCGGATAATGATCCGTGCATTATCCTGCGCTGGTCTGAGCGTAACCGAATTCTTCCTATATGGATTGAAGAAACTGAAGCCTTTGCCATTGCTGCGAGAGATGAAGATGAACAATTCGGTTCTCGTCGTCCGTTGACCCACGATCTGCTGATTCACGCACTATCGAGGATTGGTAGCCCAGTCGTAGAACTGAGGATTGTAAGTTATCACGAAGGCGTATTCCTTTGTTCCCTCGTATTATCTGATGGGGAAGAGATTGATTGCCGTCCTTCCGATGGAATCACAGTTGCTCGTATGTTAGGAGTTCCTGTGATGGCGGAGGAATCCATGCTTAATCAGGTAAGCGTTTTTCTTAATGAATCAGATCTTGAAGCATATTTAGGCATCACAGTAGAAAGTGACGAGGAAGATCCCTCTCTTTCTGCATCAGGGAACCCGGAAGCAGACGCTGATTTCTTGCAGCTCATGGCGGATCTTGGAATGGCGGAAGATGAGCTTTTTGGTGAGTCGCCACCCAATACCCTGGAAGGCTATACTGATGATTTCCCTGACAGTGATAAGGGGAGATAA
- a CDS encoding MerR family transcriptional regulator: MIVTEETARNSTPVQEALFDMGPDEEVGYRVPIACQVAGITYRQLDYWARTKLVEPTIRTARGSGSQRLYSFKDILVLKIVKRLLDTGISLQNIRLAVDKLRNRGVDDLAEITLVSDGTTVYECRSNEEVIDLLGGGQGVFGIAVPGIVRELTGTISAFPSEKINSFMDDNVVGVDELAARRRRKTS, translated from the coding sequence ATGATCGTGACTGAAGAGACCGCAAGGAATAGTACCCCGGTACAGGAAGCCCTTTTTGATATGGGGCCAGACGAGGAAGTCGGTTACCGGGTTCCTATCGCTTGCCAGGTTGCCGGTATCACATACCGCCAGCTCGATTATTGGGCACGCACCAAGCTCGTAGAGCCTACCATCCGTACAGCACGGGGCTCCGGCTCACAGCGTCTTTATTCGTTTAAAGATATTCTGGTTCTAAAAATTGTAAAGCGACTGCTAGATACTGGTATTTCCCTGCAGAATATTCGCCTTGCCGTAGATAAGCTCCGTAATCGTGGCGTCGATGACCTAGCGGAGATCACTTTGGTTTCAGATGGCACTACGGTGTACGAGTGTCGCTCTAACGAGGAAGTTATTGATCTTCTAGGAGGAGGACAGGGCGTCTTTGGTATTGCAGTTCCCGGTATCGTTCGCGAACTAACCGGAACGATTTCGGCTTTCCCGTCGGAAAAAATAAATAGCTTTATGGATGACAACGTAGTGGGCGTTGATGAGCTTGCTGCTCGTCGCAGGAGGAAGACTTCCTAA
- a CDS encoding vWA domain-containing protein: MAKHSDGKNNYSVSKGLIGLVVVIIVLVSGVLWWLNTKDSSTSAAKDCIQGELVLPVASSDKGAAQKVIDAYNEAGRTVRDHCVVAKLSDDITTAGVYLSSESDNTINQELKKASRSPATLEWPTVATDKVGVASKTGLDSFDAATNVTYPVSSDAVASALVAAKLHANDVEATKTALSASLHLTIEEATQQQSETIAIAESHLPSGYSFVPADGLTKPLRSVALNATDKVQEDTIRAGADFGTAIASNAAETKPSDKASLESITAAEVLATLQTQAAEGGDKPESASLVQPTDTLFLLDTSVNMGKPTSDGGSWQSHSAQAIIQASMKLENLGKNLALWNYSSPLSHGATHGWRDNIGFGTAKSAETISQVIQEFGIGGHPLTREATVAALSVADAHIREGHAVNLVIVTSGTEDSSVSLADIPKNSQLHINVVHVGAAPVDQELAQAAQASGGSAQTVEDPLQLKAAIDKASQI; encoded by the coding sequence GTGGCAAAGCACTCCGATGGCAAAAACAATTACTCGGTGTCCAAGGGCCTCATTGGTCTTGTCGTTGTGATCATCGTCCTTGTCTCTGGTGTTCTATGGTGGTTGAACACCAAGGATTCTTCCACTTCCGCAGCAAAAGATTGCATCCAGGGCGAACTAGTCCTTCCGGTTGCTTCCAGCGACAAAGGTGCTGCTCAAAAGGTTATCGACGCCTACAACGAAGCCGGCCGTACTGTCCGCGATCACTGTGTCGTCGCAAAGCTTAGCGACGACATCACGACAGCCGGTGTCTACCTCAGTAGTGAATCCGATAACACAATAAACCAAGAATTGAAAAAAGCTTCGCGCTCTCCAGCGACTCTTGAATGGCCCACAGTTGCCACGGACAAGGTAGGAGTAGCGAGTAAAACTGGACTCGATTCATTTGATGCGGCGACCAACGTTACTTATCCGGTGAGCTCGGATGCAGTGGCAAGCGCTCTTGTTGCTGCAAAACTTCATGCAAACGATGTTGAAGCCACAAAAACCGCGCTGAGCGCTTCGCTGCATCTGACTATAGAAGAAGCCACACAACAGCAATCAGAGACGATTGCAATCGCGGAATCTCATCTTCCTTCTGGTTACTCTTTTGTTCCCGCAGATGGTCTGACTAAGCCATTACGCTCTGTCGCTTTAAATGCAACGGATAAAGTACAGGAAGACACTATCCGGGCAGGCGCAGATTTTGGTACTGCAATAGCCAGCAATGCTGCAGAAACAAAACCATCAGACAAGGCTTCTCTGGAATCTATAACTGCAGCAGAAGTGCTTGCTACGCTACAGACACAGGCTGCAGAAGGTGGCGATAAACCAGAATCCGCGTCTCTTGTACAACCCACCGACACTCTGTTTTTGTTGGATACCTCGGTGAACATGGGCAAACCTACCTCGGATGGTGGTTCTTGGCAGTCTCATTCTGCGCAGGCGATTATTCAGGCATCAATGAAGCTGGAGAATCTAGGGAAAAACCTGGCGCTCTGGAACTACTCCTCACCGCTCAGCCACGGCGCAACGCATGGTTGGCGTGACAATATCGGTTTTGGCACTGCCAAATCAGCAGAAACAATTTCCCAAGTCATTCAGGAGTTTGGCATAGGTGGGCACCCGCTTACGCGTGAGGCAACTGTGGCTGCGTTATCGGTTGCTGATGCCCATATCCGAGAAGGTCACGCTGTCAACCTCGTCATTGTCACCAGCGGCACCGAAGATTCTTCTGTTTCACTTGCCGACATTCCTAAAAACAGTCAGCTCCACATCAACGTGGTGCATGTCGGCGCCGCTCCAGTAGATCAGGAGCTCGCACAAGCTGCGCAGGCAAGTGGCGGATCTGCACAAACTGTAGAGGACCCGCTACAGCTCAAAGCGGCGATCGATAAAGCTTCTCAGATATAA
- a CDS encoding hemolysin family protein translates to MNLLTAIVLIVVLLLANAYFVAAEFALISSRKDRIENLISQGRPGAKRVLYATEHLSIMLAACQFGITICSLILGKVAEPAIARFIEEPFASLGLPAHLLHPTSFVIALGIITFLHILFGEMVPKNISLAGPETLALWLIPTLIVFCQITRPFLALMNWFARITLKAFGIEQKDELDSTVDPNQLATMISESRSEGFLDAEEHARLNKALRVEDRSIKEALIPLSRVRTLDFGTRGPKLSDLEQAVAETGFSRFPVMGKDGSYIGYVHVKDILDRFDTDTPDHIIHRSEIRPLTIVAATGTMDEALQLMHKKSAHMAQVRDRGALLGVITLEDLIEEYVGTFSDWTHEQG, encoded by the coding sequence ATGAATCTTCTCACCGCTATCGTGTTGATAGTTGTTCTCTTGTTGGCCAACGCTTACTTTGTCGCCGCTGAATTTGCTTTGATTTCTTCAAGAAAAGACCGCATTGAAAATCTCATTTCGCAAGGAAGGCCTGGGGCAAAACGGGTACTATATGCCACCGAGCACCTCTCTATCATGCTGGCTGCGTGCCAGTTTGGTATCACAATTTGTTCCTTGATCCTCGGTAAAGTAGCTGAACCGGCCATCGCGCGTTTTATCGAAGAACCTTTTGCTTCCTTAGGACTACCTGCGCATCTTTTACACCCCACCTCATTTGTCATCGCCTTAGGCATCATCACCTTCCTGCATATTTTGTTCGGCGAGATGGTCCCCAAAAATATCTCGTTAGCGGGGCCAGAAACACTTGCCTTGTGGCTTATTCCCACGCTCATTGTCTTTTGCCAAATCACTCGACCGTTCTTAGCTTTGATGAACTGGTTTGCACGAATCACGTTGAAGGCTTTTGGCATTGAACAAAAAGATGAGCTTGATTCCACCGTCGATCCGAATCAACTGGCCACGATGATCTCTGAATCACGCTCAGAAGGTTTCCTAGATGCTGAGGAGCATGCCCGACTCAACAAAGCGCTCAGAGTGGAAGACCGTTCCATAAAAGAAGCTCTTATCCCATTATCGCGCGTAAGAACCCTCGATTTTGGTACCCGTGGCCCCAAGCTAAGCGATCTTGAACAAGCCGTTGCAGAGACCGGTTTTTCTCGTTTCCCTGTGATGGGTAAAGATGGTTCGTATATTGGTTATGTCCATGTCAAAGACATTTTGGACCGTTTTGATACTGATACACCCGATCACATCATCCATCGCTCAGAAATTAGGCCTCTGACCATCGTTGCTGCCACCGGCACGATGGACGAAGCTCTTCAGCTGATGCATAAAAAATCAGCCCACATGGCGCAGGTCCGCGACCGAGGGGCGTTACTGGGCGTGATTACGCTAGAAGACCTTATCGAGGAATATGTAGGTACTTTCTCAGATTGGACCCATGAACAGGGATGA
- a CDS encoding hemolysin family protein yields MDILISILSLFGFVLLTASTGLFVAVEFALTGLERSTIENDVRERGDKKSLAVQRDYQNLSFVLSGAQLGITITTLATGYLAEPVLAKFLTPLLAFFGLPHTASTAVALVLALVIATLLSMVFGELVPKNIAITNPLGTARHVVGPVNAFNTVFKGFINALNKSANWTVRKLGIEPADELATARSTQELTALVRSSAETGDIDENTALVLDRSLKFGETTAEELMTPRSTVETLSEDSTVIDLINLAIETGHSRFPVIRGDLDDTIGVVHFKDAFSVPKDQRHSVLLGSLARPVPIIPASLDGDSVLNAVRSAGSQIILVADEYGGTAGLITIEDVVEEILGEVYDEHDDEESERDFQRFGSSWEVSGLVRLDELAEKVGYFAPEGPYETLGGLVMCVLGRIPKVNDEILAPESDNPFLAEFESGYNGRWIAKVTVMEDRRVDRVILSPVTDEEAARFTSAQEEEN; encoded by the coding sequence ATGGACATATTGATAAGTATCCTTTCACTTTTTGGTTTTGTGCTTCTAACAGCAAGCACCGGCTTATTCGTTGCGGTTGAGTTTGCGCTCACTGGCCTCGAACGCTCGACAATCGAGAACGACGTACGTGAACGCGGAGATAAGAAGTCACTGGCGGTTCAGCGGGACTATCAAAATCTCTCTTTCGTTCTTTCTGGTGCACAGCTTGGCATCACAATCACGACACTAGCCACAGGCTATTTGGCAGAGCCTGTCCTGGCTAAGTTTCTCACGCCTCTTTTGGCGTTCTTCGGGCTACCGCATACTGCGAGCACTGCGGTCGCTCTAGTCTTAGCACTTGTCATCGCAACTCTGCTGTCTATGGTTTTCGGTGAGTTAGTCCCCAAAAACATTGCGATCACTAATCCGCTCGGTACAGCACGACATGTCGTTGGTCCTGTCAATGCATTCAATACCGTCTTTAAAGGCTTCATCAACGCATTAAACAAGTCAGCAAACTGGACAGTGCGTAAGCTAGGCATTGAGCCAGCCGATGAGCTGGCCACAGCCAGATCAACTCAAGAGTTGACGGCATTAGTTCGTAGTTCCGCGGAAACAGGCGACATAGATGAAAATACGGCCCTGGTCCTAGACAGGTCTCTGAAGTTTGGTGAGACCACCGCCGAAGAACTCATGACCCCTCGGTCAACGGTAGAGACGCTCAGCGAAGACTCTACTGTTATTGATTTGATCAATCTTGCCATTGAAACCGGGCATTCTCGTTTCCCCGTTATCCGAGGTGATCTTGATGACACGATCGGCGTCGTTCATTTTAAAGATGCTTTTTCCGTTCCCAAAGATCAGCGTCACTCCGTTCTTTTAGGTTCATTGGCTCGACCCGTTCCCATAATTCCAGCAAGCCTTGACGGCGACTCTGTTCTTAATGCCGTCAGATCAGCCGGCTCCCAAATCATTTTGGTTGCCGATGAATACGGCGGCACTGCGGGGCTCATCACGATCGAAGATGTGGTTGAAGAGATTCTGGGAGAAGTCTACGACGAACATGACGATGAAGAATCTGAACGAGATTTCCAGCGCTTTGGTTCTAGTTGGGAAGTATCCGGACTGGTTAGACTCGATGAACTAGCTGAAAAGGTCGGCTATTTTGCACCGGAAGGTCCCTATGAAACTCTCGGAGGCTTAGTCATGTGCGTTCTGGGACGCATACCAAAAGTTAATGATGAGATTCTTGCACCTGAAAGTGATAATCCGTTCCTTGCCGAGTTTGAGTCTGGCTACAACGGGCGATGGATAGCCAAAGTAACTGTTATGGAAGATAGACGAGTAGATAGAGTGATTCTCTCCCCTGTCACAGACGAGGAAGCCGCTCGTTTTACTAGCGCGCAAGAGGAGGAGAACTAA
- a CDS encoding DEAD/DEAH box helicase — MTSFSDLGLPVSIVHVLNRQGITTPFPIQEAAIPDALKGRDVLGRGPTGSGKTFTFGLPMIAALAKTGASVPGHPRGLILVPTRELAAQVRERLDEPAAALGLRLLDVVGGVNINRHITALAAPVDILVATPGRAQDLVNNKKLFLDKVLITTLDEADQMADMGFLPQVLKLLNLTPSNAQRLLFSATLDGDVNKLVERFMHDPVTHSTAEVAAAVDTMTHYRLHVGDRDARNDVVLSIAGRSGKTIMFMRTKHGVDRQVKKLRRIGINAVGIHGDKGQNTRTNAIAGFSDGSVPVLVATDIAARGIDIGDVDLVVHVDPPAEHKAYLHRAGRTARAGSSGTVVTLVMEEQIQEVDTLLQKAGVDAEFLEVSANSPELVRITGAQKITGAPLPPFGAAQPQQRQKGSQSTRNNAARRRRPQQQRTSSKTRGGTTSFRGKNKKDGQRGGRS, encoded by the coding sequence ATGACTTCATTCTCCGACCTCGGATTGCCGGTGTCCATCGTCCATGTGCTCAATCGCCAAGGAATAACCACACCGTTTCCTATCCAAGAGGCTGCAATCCCAGACGCTCTAAAAGGGCGAGATGTTCTTGGGCGTGGCCCCACTGGTTCGGGGAAAACCTTCACCTTCGGTCTTCCCATGATCGCGGCCCTAGCTAAAACAGGAGCCTCGGTTCCGGGTCATCCCCGTGGTCTGATTCTCGTCCCTACAAGAGAATTGGCAGCCCAAGTACGTGAGCGTCTCGACGAACCCGCTGCAGCCTTGGGGCTCAGGCTCCTTGATGTTGTTGGCGGCGTCAACATTAATCGCCATATCACTGCGCTCGCGGCTCCTGTTGATATTTTGGTGGCAACACCAGGACGCGCACAGGATCTTGTGAACAATAAGAAGCTCTTCCTTGATAAAGTCCTGATCACCACTCTCGACGAGGCTGATCAGATGGCAGATATGGGTTTTCTTCCGCAAGTCCTTAAACTCCTCAATCTCACGCCCAGCAATGCTCAGCGTTTACTCTTTTCCGCGACCCTAGACGGCGACGTCAATAAGCTTGTTGAGCGCTTCATGCATGATCCTGTAACACATTCCACTGCGGAAGTAGCCGCTGCCGTGGACACGATGACGCATTACCGTTTGCACGTGGGTGACCGAGATGCCCGTAATGACGTCGTTCTGAGTATTGCAGGGCGTAGCGGAAAAACAATTATGTTTATGCGGACCAAACACGGTGTGGATCGCCAAGTGAAAAAGCTACGACGCATCGGTATTAACGCCGTCGGTATTCACGGCGATAAAGGCCAAAACACACGCACAAATGCCATAGCGGGTTTTTCCGATGGCTCTGTACCGGTTTTGGTGGCTACAGACATAGCAGCCCGTGGAATAGACATCGGAGACGTCGACCTCGTTGTCCATGTCGATCCTCCAGCAGAGCACAAAGCCTATCTACACCGCGCAGGGCGCACGGCAAGAGCAGGTTCTTCCGGAACAGTGGTCACCCTTGTCATGGAAGAACAGATACAGGAAGTAGACACGCTCCTACAGAAAGCTGGTGTGGACGCAGAGTTTCTGGAAGTTTCAGCTAACTCCCCGGAACTAGTGCGTATCACTGGAGCGCAAAAAATTACGGGAGCGCCTTTACCCCCGTTCGGTGCGGCACAGCCACAACAGCGGCAAAAAGGGTCACAATCAACAAGAAACAATGCGGCACGTCGTAGGCGGCCCCAACAACAACGTACGTCCTCTAAAACTCGTGGTGGTACAACAAGTTTTAGAGGAAAGAATAAGAAAGATGGACAACGCGGTGGGCGGAGCTAA